The genomic segment CTTTTGATATAACCCTGTATATTTTTATcacttattttatatccttttttctctgtgcttcagaGTGTGGATTTCTCCTTTGACATCTCTGCCAGTTAAGTACTTCTGTATTGTGTTTTGTTTAATGTGCTCTTCAGGCAACCAATTGAGTTAATAATATAGCATATGCTATTTTTTTAAGTCTAAAATACTGATTTGATACTTCTATATAGATTCCAATTTACTGGAGATATTCTACATTCTTTATTAtaatttgtacattttcttctactttcAAATATAATAATCAAGTCATTTTCTTCATGCACTCTTGTGCTATTTGGATTATCTCTGACACTACCAATAGAGTCtctgtcatttctttcttcttttctcttctttttattataGGCCATAATTTCTAgactctaattttatttttatttttactggccATTTTGTGTAAAACATGTATGAGCAGTTCCATGCAGGTCTACTAGGGAGTCAGTGGTACGCTTTTTCAGTAAAACTCAGACTAATTTTCACGTGTCTCTGTTGTGCAAGCATGGGCCTGCTAGACTTCACATTGAGACTTAATGTGTATCTATTTAATAGATATAAAGATTATTGGTAATTGACCTCTATCATGTAAAAGTTCACAACGCAGTTCTCAAATCTCTTTTCTCATTATTCATGTTCAATTTCAGATAAGCATCTTAGAGGGGATACAGTATATGTGCTTTAAACAAGACCCCATTACTATGTCTTTGCTTCTGAAGtataacatgattttttaaaactatgatttTTAGAAATTCCAGACTGCCTCACCAGTATCCCACAGAGTCCTTAAACTCAGCATATGCGAACTGGGGGTGGGAAATGATTGTAATGCAATGCTCCTCAAATTCTAATTTATCAACCTAGTCCTATGTAGCAATACAAAAATTTTTGGTCCCTTTATATCAGCAGAGGTCCCATGAAAACGATTGGTCCTCAGTTCATATCCTGAATTATCAAGTCCTTCAGtggaaaatttttgtttgtttacctgGAATTTACTTCACTTAGTCCTCATTGCTTCCACACCTGTCTGACGTATTCTAAATGTGGTATTCAAAATGTAATTGGAATTGTCTAAATTTTGCCCCTTCATAGGAAACACTGGTATGCCAAAGCTTATTATATTGTACGTAGAATTGCAGATATCTTCTTAAACTTAAAAGTCAAACAAGGATTtcactggggattgaatcatgtccctcatAAAAGGCATACTCAAATCTAACCCCTTGTACAGTGGGTgggaaaatctttggaaataagaattttgaagatgttgttagttaaggtgtgagGTTGGGCCTGTAtaatatggctgaagtctttcTAAGGAAAGTGAattagacacagaaaaacagagccATGGAAACAAGCAGAAAGTCAGAATTCAGTGCAACCTAGAAGGAAAAGGAGACGACCTTCAGTCTTGTGACAGGAGAGTCAAGTAAGCCAAGGATTCTTGGAAAACCATACCTATACCAATACCAGGAGGTAGCAAGCCTTCTAGCCAATTaaatatgagccaataaatttcagTTAAACTAATCTATTGTGTGATATTTATCATAGAAACCCAGAAACTAAGACAAGTAACAtatcctaattatttcttttcagattttaaagaaatactaTCTAAGTTTAAATAATTTCCCCAACGGGGTAAACAGAAGTGTTCAGAAAAATTCAAAACCTCTGATGCCCAATCCTGGTATTTTCCACTATACCACAGAGTAACGTTTCTGTCTGAGTTCAGTTAGTAAAAGAGAAATTACACCTGTGATTTTaaagggagaaaatgaaatattaggaATTGGTGACATAGCTtttggaaaacaagaaaaataaagagggacATTGAGAAAATCACAAGTCACTAGCAATAAGAAGTAGTTATCACTCTTAGGAcaggaaagcaaaaggaaaaatttgAGATATGCAAGCCTAGAAGCAGAGGACAGGGCCTGAGGTCAGGCTACAGCCAACCTCTGTATTGGAGACTGAAGACCCTGGCGGAGGACTCTTGTAGCTTGAACTCAGAATTCTAAGTGTAGGTCACTGGTCAGCTCTGTTGGTATCGCTAAAGTTCAAAATGCTGTTGGATtaggagtaaaataaaataaagtctggATGAAAGTAACTGCCGTTCTAAGGTGAAAGCTGTCACTAACGCAGCATTAACATGCACAACCATGGAATAGTACCCAGCTTACCTGTCTCCCAATAATGCTTCCTATTGGCAGAAACTAAAAGGGGGAGGATTggcaaaaaagaaatgtaattggTTGGTTATCATTCCTGGTTACCAAAGCAGATTAAAGGGGCAATGGAATTTGCAATTGAGAGGTAGCaatttaaacacacacaaaccATCCATGAGTTTTGCGTTGGAACAGGAAAGCAATGAAGAATAAAAAGTATTATTCTGGAAATCACCTTTATTTAACAGCTTAATCTCAATTTCTTCAAGTGGAATAGATGTCTGGGATTTTCTATCAATGACTTCTGATGAGTGCATGAACATTTCTACTGCCTGAAGACTAAAACCTAATACACAGGGAATTTAATTAGGGATTTGGTTTGTTTATGGAAGCATAAGTTTTTGTTCTTCATTCATGACTCACTTTCGTTGGTATCCTCCTTATCAGAACTTTCTTCTTTTCGGGgtctcatgcaaaaaaaaattaacaaacataaaAGTAAAGCAAGCAAAGGAATAATACCAAGCAGTGGTAAGAAACTCTTCTCTTTTTCCACCACTTTTCCCTTGTTTGTGTTTGTCCCAGGTGGTGGTCCACTGTCAATACTACCTCCACTGCCATTCAGATAGCAGTTTGGTGGGGCTCGTCCAGCAACACAATGGCaatgttttttattgttgcaCACCCCCATGTCATGACAGTTATTACTTGAACAATACTGTTCCAAAACAACACACTTTCTGTGGACACAGATCTTTTCTCGACCACATTTTGAGCCATCGTTCACAACACCAATATCAGGTATGGTCATCCCAAAATGATAGTCGGTGCCCCAGCACGTGACACTGCCAAAGTTGATGGTATGCACAGTAGAATGCTCGCTCAAAAGGGGTATTTCTGATACATTCTCACACTGGATTCTTCCACAATGGCTATCAGAGATTTCACATCTTATATATCTataattatcattttcattcattccacagtGTCCAAAACGGTCGCCACGGGTGTTGATTTCTACATAACAAATCTCATCTGCGCTTCTGGCTTCATTGCCAAAAATCTTTCTACACTGTTCATCACGGCTAACACATGTCTTTTCATAACAGTAGCCATTGCCTGGGCATGGTGTCCCATTCTGCAAATATACATCTTCTCGGCATTGATATGTTGATCCATCACACCATTCGGGAAGATCGCATTCATTGACCGCGGCTCTACACACAGTACCTGATGACATAAAGCGGCAGTTTTGACAACACCCCCCAAAAGCACAAACAGCCCTAGGAGCCAGGGAGCAGTCTGGCCGACAACAGGGATCTCCTTCACAAGATTTTACGGTTCCACAGTCACACGCCTCTCCTATTTCAACCACATTATTCCCACATTTCGGCGACACAGCATTCATCAGTGGATATACTCTGTTGCGCATGCAGGTCTTAATGTTGATGACATTCCAAAAGGCAGAATAACTGCAATTACTAAATTTAGTTGATGCTGTTTTTGTTGGGTACATTATGCATTCAGGGTCCGCACATTTACAGTATTCCTCATCATGAGTCATACCCAAATTATGACCAAGCTCGTGTGCCATTGAATTTGCAAAACTAACGAGATTATAACCTCTGAAACTAAGAGTTGCGCAATTAAATGCAGGAGTACATATTTCCCCAACAAAGGCCAAACCAAGAAAGATACCAAATGATTTATCTAAAATAAGATGTACTACGTCATGGCGAATACGGTCACTATAGCCGCTAGTACGCTTCCACCGGCATAACTCTACCAGAAGATactccatgttatcatgtgtaaGGACGTTTCCGTTAGTCCAGACCTCCATACCAGCTAAAAATATATCAACCTCCAGTGGTTGGTAAAGTGAGTCTACTAAATTTAGAACATTGAGAACTTCCTGCTGCACCTTTGTCTCATTGCTATCCAAAGTAACATATCGATTATGGTCTACTATAATTGCCATTTCAATAGTCCACACGTGGGTCCACCATCCCTCATAGGAGCTTTGCCTCAGAGTATAATTACCAATCCTCTGCAACTTTAATTGTCTTTCTATTACCTCTTCAGTCAATCCACATCTCATGGGTGggaattgtgtttcctcactgccCATCTTATATACcagatgctcaaatgtggcagaAAACATTTTGGGTTTGATTTCATAAGTGGTATCATTTATCTTCAGCATTCCTTGAAAGCCCCTAAAGCAGGTACTGAGGACAACCAGGGATTCGGGGTCCCCCTCCACATAACCATGATAGTAGCAGTCATTTTGAATAAAAGGCTGTTCCTCATGGAGAGCACCTTGCTCTGTGTATGTGAACACTGGGAGGTTTCTGGCCAGAAAACTCTTCTTGACCTTCATGTGGACAATGTGTCTCTGGCCTCCAAAGTGCAGGCTGTAGCAGAGCCAACCTGAAGCCTTCATATGTTTGCCAGTGCCACTTAACCTCAAGGGAATCACCACTTCTGGGGAGCTGTGGTGCTTGGAGGGTTCATCCAAGGACCATCCAGAGAAGAACAGGAACCCCTTCAGCCAGAGCAGCAGGAGAATGCTCCTTATATGCAATAGGGTCTCATCCCCAGCCATTTTAGACCATTATAGGATCAAGGGAGAGTGCAGAAGATGGCAGACTGGAGGCACAGCTGGTCTGACTCCTTTTAGCTTGTCATAAGCAGCACAGACCTGTAGAGATCTATCTTCTGTCAGAGTAGAACCACCAGAGTGGCACaactacaaacaaaataaaaaaagaagacagcagATAAGTGTTCTTCAGACTAGGCTAGGATTGgtaaggaagagaagggtgtgaGATAAAAGAAATTAGGTTTTGGCTCAAGATATAACTGAATATACTACAATATATTTGCTCTTAAATATAGGTGAAACAGAATGAGACTGGGGAAGTGTGCAAAGAATGACTATTAGCTAAAGATTCATAATTAATTGGAAACTGGTTAATCAGTTCATATGGATTCATGATATCAGTCTCAATAAATAAAGTCTatgaatatttctaaaatatatacttATAACAAGAAGGttttaagggaaaagaaaacacatcATTCTTTGCTGCAAGAGTCTTGACATTTTCCTATTGACGTGACATAATATTAATAGAACCTTATTCAAATTGAAGTGATAAGTTATTTGATCATATTACTCAGGAAGCATAAAAACGTTCTCATATATAatttttcatctgtatttttcaaatatttctttataacaAGGTATGGTTAGGATCTATTTCTCTTAAACCCTTTACTCATTTCTGCTTGattattttatcttcattctAAGTTCTTTGGTCTCTTGTTTCTAGAAATATTTCCCACTGACTTCTGGAATCCTCCCTTCATACAAAGCAACAACAATCATCCTTCTTTTCAAACTTCTTCTTGGAAAACTACTTACACTTAATGTTATTAAAACCTACAAGTCAACAATGTGAAGTcttggggaatggaaaatttccATTCTCAGAATGCCTGTTTCACATGTAGACCAGATGTCAGGTTCCAATGTTCTTTGATTAACAAAGCCACTTCCAATTCTCTAAAAAGACTTCCATCCCATTACaccattttacttttctttctaacCCTTACACGAACATTACAAAGCAGGGTCCTCAAATAATTTGAGGGACCTGCAGAAACCTCAAAGAATTTGGTAccttatttatgcatttattctttagctgtaatttcatctacattttaaCTTTGATTAGCAAGCATGTCGATGGCAGTTCAACATCTAGTTTATTATTTTACCTTTACAACACACCTTCACAGATCTTTAGCTGTCACACTGTGACTAAAATATGTGTCTTATTATCATCCCTAATCAGCCTAAATTCTCACATCTTAAATATTATAGTTTACCACAACTTTTATTATTAATCAAAACAAGTGTTTACATTTCTAGAGGATTCAAATAACTTTTCTTAACACTTAATCTCACTTTTTTCAATATTCcatcaattttcctttttcccctaAACTCTATCACTTCAACCACTGTTTGCTAAAATTTTCAACCCAAACTGGACTGATCGTCTAACCTGCTTTCCCATTATGTACAAGAGAAACTGTGAATACTGCTGGGAAAATAAATTCTATACTACGACGGGGAGTTACTTAAAAGAGGAAAATGCATTCAGAATTGTTAGTTGATATATTGATACCACAGCATAAATGATGAAATCATGAAGAAACGTTTACGTCACTCTTACACTTTTAATTCTTTATCCTTTGATTTCCCCAATGCTTCTTACATTTCTGAATTTCTGAATGTCCTTTACTATATGTAGGGTTAGAGGCTGAAAATGGacattatattttgttttcaaaattgttaccattgggcagtggacttggcccagtggttagggtgtccaactaccacatgggagggccatggttcaaaccccaggcctccttgacctgtgtggagctggcccatgcacagtgctgatgtgcacaaggagtgccgtgccacacaggggtgtcccccacataggggagtcccacgcgttAGGagtgcaccgtaaggagagccgcccagtgccaaaagagtgcagcgtgcccaggaatggtgccacacacacggagagctgacccaacaagatgacacaaccaaaagaaacacagattcccgtgccgttcaCAACAGAagcgctcacaacaacagaagcagacaaagaagatgcagcaaatagacacagagaacagaaaatggggtgggggggaggggagagaaataaataaataaataaataaataaataaataaataaaataaaattgttaccATTGACTTTCAATCATGGTAGTTAGTTGCACTGAGTAGAGGAATACTAGTTTCAGACTAAACATTACCATAATTATCAAAGCAACCCAATCATTATACTTGGGTTTCTTGGGTACTTCCccacttttaaaaaacaagcacTTTTGGTGGGGGCTGGCTTTTTTCCattcagatcatattgcaggtctggcctagaccccagtgccacctccagcagggaggagcctgTGGGGACCTGCtccaacctctctgggaaattaccagtcaagccATGGCAACCAGTGATTATTCCACTCTGGCAGcgtgagctgccccaggagctattctgtggttggaattggaagctccatttcccagaaacaggggaggaggagactgttggctgctgatttcagctactgaggtAGACTGAGGTATCTTGGATATTAAGAAGAAGGTTATatcttggctggctaagatataaccctgggaacaattGGGGTGtcaaccagcccaagtcagaaagaagccagtagcacCATTTTGGCTCcactcccagcctgaggggaagctgggctgcctgaaactctcagtgtccgcagcaaccagtttctttcaggcaaattggcctgcagccctagcctaggcttcagtcccacctctggcagggaggagtctgaggagccctgcaccagcctatacaggtaactgcaggtaactttggctggcacagactgaaaatcagaactctgaagggcaactgcagtcatcttgaacccacactgcatagactgctgtccacacctgctGCTCCATCCCTCCcctaggcaagggagaaagggatgtgaagcttaatcagtctctctgggcaactacagtctaggctggCACCTGAATTATTCCatacaactgtgactctgtccctacccctggcaaaagagaaagttggaagaagcttcattggaccctggggcaatgagggcagcttgagcctccacaacttacagcaccaactacatgcttggctcctactgcacaaccagcaagggagaaaggatagtaagccctaaatgaaagagaaaaattgcacccagaaaaaatatctaGTAagcagatgtgaagacaccaacaaaaaattacaatccacaccaagaaacaggaaactatggctcagttaaaggaacaagataaacctctaggtgacataaagaagttgagacaactaatcatagatgttcaaacaaatcttaataaattcaatgagatggctaaagagattaaggatattaagaagacattggatgagtacaaagaaaaatgtgaaagcacacataaaaaatagcagatcttacaagaatgaaaggtgcaatgaatgaaacattggaatcatatgatagcagatttgaagtggtagaagaaaagattagtgagcttgaagaaatgacctctgaaaggaacatacaaaaggacagatgaagaaaagaatggaaaaaaatgaacaagttctcagagaactaaatgaaagcaaCATGCATGCAAACATACAGGTCATagatgcccaagaaggagaagagaatggaaaagggaaagaaggaatatttgaagaaataattgtagaaaatttcccaactatattgaaggacataaatatccctgTCCAAAGCACAAAGTACTCTCATCTGAATAAATCAAAATAGACCAAATCCAAGACACacattcatcagaatgtcaaaagccaaagacaaagggagaattctgagagcagcaagagaaaaacaatgcataacatataagggatattcaatgaaattaagtgccaatttctcaccagaaaccatggaggcaagaagacaatggtctgatatatttaagagaaaaacttccaaccaagaatcttatatccagcaagactgtctttcaaaaatgagagcaagataagaatattcacagataaacagaaactgagagaatttctaagcaagagaccaggttttcaggaaatactaaagggtgtgctagagcctgaaaataaaagacaggagagaggggtgtggaagagagtctagaaatgaagattatatcaataaaagtaactaaaaatgtgaaaatagtggtgaaaataaaatatgacaaataaaactcaaatagttaggaataaacttaaccaatgatgtaaagcatttgtattcagaaaacagcaactcaatgttaaaacaaattaaaaaagccctaaataactggaagaacattccatgctcatggattggaagactaaatatcattaagatatcaattccactcaaattgatatacagatttaatgcaatcctgcattaaattccagcagcattttttttaattgaaaacacaatctttaaatttatttggaagggtaaggagtcctgaatagtcagaaacaccataaaaaggaaacgtgaaccctcatctccagactttaaatcataatacctacctatagaaaacagcatgctactggtCTAAAGACAggcacaatagaccaatggaatcaaattcatggttcagaaacagatcattacaggtatggtcaagtgggCTTTGagtagcctgtcaaactcacacagctagggcagaacaatccattcaacaaatgatgctgaaagaattggacatccatagctgaaagagggaaagaggacccctctctcacatttatccaaaaattaactcaaaatatatttaaaaaaactaaaaataaaagcaaaaaccataaaacttctagaagaaattattggaaaatatcttcaagacctggtggtggattcctaaaggagataagagaaggactgagtagactacgatgttcaatgtatgtagtcatttttattagctttactgtaaaagtgtggaaatgtatagagtggatggttaacacacagtaacagctagtttataaatggggatgtgactgaaaatggtagcctagttagtaaatgccaattgacagaatgctagataATAAACTAGAActgtacagtaaaccaagaggtggatgagaattgtggttgatagtacagatacaagagtgtcctttgttagctagagcaaatgtatatccctactgctgggtgttgggaatgtggagaagcatgggaaaaaatacagctggagtgacctatggactgtggttagtagtaataatataatattcttgcatctatgcgaaagatgtactgtgttgatactgaggcagcatggaaaatgcaagccaaatgtacactgtagacatggtaacaatcagatgatattattttatctgtagcaaatgacacatcacattgtggtgtgttgatggaggggtgttgtttgggaattctgcacatgtgcatgattgttttgtaagttaacaacttccgtcataaaaaatatatttaaaaaataatagggtgggttggaggaaaacacacttaatgtaagataaggactatgattactagtaagattttgacaatattctttcataatttgtaacaaacatctcatgacaatgcagggtgttggtggagggttgatgtatgggacccctgtatgatgttgtgcatgtttgctttgcaagttcacaacttttactatacagttaattggttatatatatattctaatataaatgatataaagataataataggcttggttgggggaaatactttgtttagtagtaatattgtggcaatgctttttaatcattagttaaaacgGTTTAAGAACAGTGCAacttattggtggtagggtgattttttttttttatgagagttctgtttgatgttatatatgtttgttttgtaatttcacaactattattgtacacttattatttatatatgtttatgtacgagtga from the Dasypus novemcinctus isolate mDasNov1 chromosome 1, mDasNov1.1.hap2, whole genome shotgun sequence genome contains:
- the LOC101444094 gene encoding disintegrin and metalloproteinase domain-containing protein 20-like, translating into MAGDETLLHIRSILLLLWLKGFLFFSGWSLDEPSKHHSSPEVVIPLRLSGTGKHMKASGWLCYSLHFGGQRHIVHMKVKKSFLARNLPVFTYTEQGALHEEQPFIQNDCYYHGYVEGDPESLVVLSTCFRGFQGMLKINDTTYEIKPKMFSATFEHLVYKMGSEETQFPPMRCGLTEEVIERQLKLQRIGNYTLRQSSYEGWWTHVWTIEMAIIVDHNRYVTLDSNETKVQQEVLNVLNLVDSLYQPLEVDIFLAGMEVWTNGNVLTHDNMEYLLVELCRWKRTSGYSDRIRHDVVHLILDKSFGIFLGLAFVGEICTPAFNCATLSFRGYNLVSFANSMAHELGHNLGMTHDEEYCKCADPECIMYPTKTASTKFSNCSYSAFWNVINIKTCMRNRVYPLMNAVSPKCGNNVVEIGEACDCGTVKSCEGDPCCRPDCSLAPRAVCAFGGCCQNCRFMSSGTVCRAAVNECDLPEWCDGSTYQCREDVYLQNGTPCPGNGYCYEKTCVSRDEQCRKIFGNEARSADEICYVEINTRGDRFGHCGMNENDNYRYIRCEISDSHCGRIQCENVSEIPLLSEHSTVHTINFGSVTCWGTDYHFGMTIPDIGVVNDGSKCGREKICVHRKCVVLEQYCSSNNCHDMGVCNNKKHCHCVAGRAPPNCYLNGSGGSIDSGPPPGTNTNKGKVVEKEKSFLPLLGIIPLLALLLCLLIFFCMRPRKEESSDKEDTNESES